The DNA sequence ATAGCTATTATGAACAACGATGTGTTGTTCGAGATCCTCTTGCATCTTCCTGTACGATCCCTCTTGAGATTCATACGTGTCTGCAAATTCTGGTATTACGTCATTGATTCTCCACACTTTAAATATCAGCACACCTTGCGGCTTAACAACAAGAAAGATGAGGAGGTATATCTACACTTTTCTTTACGTCATGATGATTATATATATCGTCTTTTTGGGAAGAAAGTATCGCTAAATCTCCTAGACAACGGGAAGTCATTGAAGTTTCCGCATGACTCATGTATCGACCTAAGAGTAGTATCTGGGGCTGTTAAGGGTTTATTCTGCCTAAGTTCTCCTACGTTTGACACTGTAATATGCAATCCTTTTTTAGGTCAATCCAAGATTTTACCACTTTCTCCTTACTCTTGCACTTACTCCCAAAGAAATAACATTGCTCACCAAGTGGTGGGACTGGGTTTCCACGAAGATTACAAAGTGGTAGAGCTGCTGTCGTCCTTGAAGCCTGGATGTTTGCACGCCAGTCTGTATTTGGCAAAGACTAATTCTTGGAGAAAATTGGATCTGGATCCAAATTTGGTCATCAAGAAACCCATAAAGTCGGTGTGCAAGAATGGATCCTTTGCCTACTGGGAAGGGCTAAACACAAGTGGTAAGGAGATTATACTAAGCTTTGATATGAAGAATGAAGTGTTTCGAACAATTACAATATCGTGTGATAGTGTACTTGGTCACTCAACGATTCTTGCAAAGGGTGAGTgctcttttgttttctttgttagAGAGAGATGTAAGTTGAAGATTTATGAGTTGAGCTGTGAAGGAAGTGAACTTATTTGGAATAATGTGAACAATGTGGAACTACCTTCTTTGTCTGTGGCCCCGCCTATTCGGAGGATTGATGATATTCCTACCAGGAAGGCTAATGATATTCCTATTAGGAGAAATTATGATATTCCTACCAGGAAGGTTGATGATATTCCTATTAGGAGGAATGATGATATTCCTATCAGCAAGGTTAATGATATTCCTATTAGAAGGGTTAATGATATTTCTATTTGGAGGAATGATAATTGTGTGGTCCTTAGAGATTTGCATATTCGGAATGATTATGGTCCTATTGGGATGCCTTATAATAGTGGATGTCAGTCGAGCAAAGTAATTTTGTATGATTATTGTGCTCGAAAATTGATAGGATGTTTCAAGATACATGAGAGCTCGAACACGACTACGACTGATGATATCATTGAGTACGAAGGAAGCTTTCTTTCACCTTAGAAGTAGTTTTAGTCGTTAGgggatattaattttttccgTAATCTATCTTCTTATGACCTTTTTGTCcttttatatactttttttagtatttggTGAGGccattcaaaatatatttaagtacaatattaacttttttcccGAAAGAGTATAATGTttacatttgaaaaaataaaacataatttgataatttaatatagatcTTTGTAGGACTGACATTATtagatttgatgatttggattttgattAGTTCTAACTTCAATATGAAAAAGTCATCCAGCCTAAATTCCATATCCAATTACATTTATGATtccaaaaaagtaaaaaaattatacacaaattataaatatatgaccacaatattatgcactttcgatgtactatatatgcatccatatattttaattaaatgcataaataaacctatttttttaaaataaattagtcttgtacaaaatttggtcacatagATTTGTTGTTATTGATAGCATGGATTCTTGTTTTGTATTTATCGTCGATCATTATTGGatgatgaaaataatatactattaattaatatataatactaaaatCTCACATCTATGTCTATCGTGAGTTATCAGTAAATTTGATGTTTTAGTTATCGAAAAAGATCTATGTTTAACATTTCCTAAATGAAAAGGACCTCTTAGCTTGCGCCTCATTCTTCGACGGTGAACTCCACcattatttctctcttttactctAAAAGCTTCATTGTTTGGTGTTCTCTATATCTAAGTATGATTAAGTTGTTAGAAATTATAATCAGACTTAATTAATGACATGTATTGGAGACAATCAATTGctctaatttatgtaattctGGATagtttctttcttttgttgtGTTTGATCTTCCTTGGTCGattttctctcaatttattttt is a window from the Salvia hispanica cultivar TCC Black 2014 chromosome 1, UniMelb_Shisp_WGS_1.0, whole genome shotgun sequence genome containing:
- the LOC125185759 gene encoding putative F-box/kelch-repeat protein At1g13200 → MNNDVLFEILLHLPVRSLLRFIRVCKFWYYVIDSPHFKYQHTLRLNNKKDEEVYLHFSLRHDDYIYRLFGKKVSLNLLDNGKSLKFPHDSCIDLRVVSGAVKGLFCLSSPTFDTVICNPFLGQSKILPLSPYSCTYSQRNNIAHQVVGLGFHEDYKVVELLSSLKPGCLHASLYLAKTNSWRKLDLDPNLVIKKPIKSVCKNGSFAYWEGLNTSGKEIILSFDMKNEVFRTITISCDSVLGHSTILAKGECSFVFFVRERCKLKIYELSCEGSELIWNNVNNVELPSLSVAPPIRRIDDIPTRKANDIPIRRNYDIPTRKVDDIPIRRNDDIPISKVNDIPIRRVNDISIWRNDNCVVLRDLHIRNDYGPIGMPYNSGCQSSKVILYDYCARKLIGCFKIHESSNTTTTDDIIEYEGSFLSP